The nucleotide sequence CGACCCGGCGGCGACGCGGCGCGGGGACCTCCGCCGTGACCGCGGCCGGAGCCTCGGCGACGGGCGCGACGGCCTCGACGGCCACCGCAGCGGCGGCGGGGACCTCGGCGACCGGGGCGGCGACGGTGACCTCGGCGGTCTCGGCGACCGGCTCCGCGGCGGCCTTCCTGGCCGTACGGCGACGGGTGGTCTTCTTCGGCTCGACCGGGGCCTCGGCGACCGGCGCCGGAGCGGCCTCGGCGACCGGAGCGGCGGCCCGCAGGGCGGCCGCGGCGGTCTCGACCGTCTGGAACGACACGGTGTCCTCGACCGGCCGGGTCACCCGGGGGCGGCGACGGCGCGGCGCGGGAGCGAGCTCCTGCGCCACCGGGGCCGGGGCGGCGGGCGTGGCCTTCACGGCCTCCGGACGGGCGGCCGTACGGCTGCGACGGCGCGGGGCCTTCGGCTGCTCGGCGATCGGGGCCTCGGTGACGGCCGCGGCGGCGACGGGCGCCGGAGCGGTCTCGACCGCGACACGGGCGGCGGGGGCCTCGGCCACGACACGGGCGGCCGGAGCCTCCTCGACCGCGACACGGGCGGCCGGAGCCACCGGTGCGGCCTCGGCGACCGGGGCGGCCTTGACCGCCTGGGTCACCGGCGCGGAGCCCGGGGCACCGACGCGGGTGCGACGGCGGCGGCGCGGGGTGCGCGGACCGGACTCGGCCGTGGCCTCGTCCGTCACCGGCGCGGCCTCGACGGCCGGGGCCGCCGACGCGGGGGCGTCGGTGTCGCTGCCGCCGCGGGTGCGACGGCGCTGACGCGGGGTCCGCGTCCGCTCCGGGCGCTCCTCGGTCCGCTCGGTCCGGTCGTGGCCCTTCGGGCCGCGCGCACGGCGTCCGCCGGGCTCGCCCAGGTCCTCCAGCTCCTCCGCGCCCAGACCCGCACGGGTCCGCTCGGCGCGGGGCAGGATGCCCTTGGTGCCCGCCGGGATGTCCAGGTCCTCGAAGAGGTGCGGGGACGAGGAGTACGTCTCGACCGGCTCGTGGAAGTCCAGTTCGAGCGCCTTGTTGATGAGCTGCCAGCGCGGGATGTCGTCCCAGTCGACCAGGGTGACGGCCGTGCCCTTGTTGCCCGCGCGGCCGGTGCGGCCCACGCGGTGCAGGAAGGTCTTCTCGTCCTCGGGCGACTGGTAGTTGATGACGTGGGTGACGCCCTCGACGTCGATGCCGCGGGCGGCGACGTCGGTGCAGACGAGCACGTCGACCTTGCCGTTGCGGAAGGCGCGCAGCGCCTGCTCGCGGGCGCCCTGGCCGAGGTCGCCGTGGACCGCGCCGGACGCGAAGCCGCGGCGCTCCAGCTGCTCGGCGATGTCGGCGGCGGTGCGCTTGGTGCGGCAGAAGATCATCGCGAGCCCGCGGCCGTTGGCCTGCAGGATGCGGGAGACCATCTCCGGCTTGTCCATGTTGTGCGCGCGGTAGACGTGCTGCTTGATGTTGGCGACGGTGGCGCCCTCGCCGTCGGGCGAGGTGGCGCGGATGTGCGTCGGCTGCGACATGTAGCGGCGGGCCAGGCCGATGACCGCGCCCGGCATGGTGGCCGAGAACAGCATCGTCTGACGCTTCGCCGGAAGCATGTTGATGATCTTCTCGACGTCGGGCAGGAAGCCCAGGTCGAGCATCTCGTCGGCCTCGTCGAGGACGAGGACCTTGACGTGGGACAGGTCGAGCTTGCGCTGGCCGGCCAGGTCGAGCAGGCGGCCGGGGGTGCCGACGATGACGTCGACGCCCTTCTTCAGGGCCTCGACCTGGGGCTCGTACGCACGGCCGCCGTAGATGGCGAGCACCCGCACGTTCCGCACCTTGCCGGCGGTGAGCAGGTCGTTGGTGACCTGCTGGCACAGCTCGCGGGTGGGGACGACGACGAGCGCCTGCGGGGCGTCGGTCAGCTGCTCGGGCTTCGCCCGGCCGGCCTCGACGTCCGTGGGGACGGTGACGCGCTCCAGGATGGGGAGGCCGAAACCGAGGGTCTTGCCCGTGCCGGTCTTGGCCTGGCCGATGACGTCGGTGCCGGAGAGGGCGACCGGAAGGGTCATCTCCTGGATGGGGAAGGGGTTGACGATGCCGACGGCCTCCAGGGCCTCGGCCGTCTCGGGAAGGATTCCGAGTTCTCGGAAAGTCGTAGTCAGGGTGCTGCCTCTTCTGTGAGACGCGGTGCGAGGCGAACGAAGGGGGTCGTACCGTGCCGGGAACTTCCGGGCGATCGGGAAGATCGCTGCCGGGTGGCGCGGGACCACTGCCGTCGCTCGAGCGTCGTACCGCTGAGGGTGACCCTTCCGCGGGTCCGCCGGAAGGGCTGTCGGGCCGGAGCCGATCGGGCCACCGACCGGGCATCCTCATTCATGAGTCGGCCCACCGAACACGTCCGAACGTGCGAAAGCATGTCCGCATACTCAGCAGGCGCCTTACCACTGTACCCCGGAATCGCGCATGTGTGTTGGGAGAAATGGTGATGAGGGCACGGTCACACTGACTGACCAGCGCCTTCCCCCGCCGCGCGGGCGGGCTATTGTGCGCTCCATGGAGACGCCTGACAACGCCACACCCACCGGGATCGCCGCCAAGGACTGGGCGACGGCTTCCGCCGAGCCGCAGTACCGCGCCGCCGTGATCGACCTCCTCGGCGCCCTCGCCTACGGAGAGCTCGCGGCCTTCGAGCGGCTCGCCGAGGACGCCAAGCTGGCGCCGACCCTCGCGGACAAGGCGGAGCTGGCGAAGATGGCCTCGGCCGAGTTCCACCACTTCGAGCAGCTGCGCGACCGGCTCACCGCCGTGGACGCCGAGCCGACCGCGGCCATGGAGCCCTTCGCGAAGGCGCTCGACGACTTCCACCGCCAGACCGCGCCGTCGGACTGGCTGGAGGGCCTGGTCAAGGCGTACGTCGGCGACTCGATCGCCAGCGACTTCTACCGGGAGGTCGCGGCCCGCCTCGACTCCGACACGCGCGGACTCGTCCTCTCCGTGCTCGACGACACCGGCCACGGCAACTTCGCCGTGGAGAAGGTCCGCGCGGCGATCGACGCCGACCCGCGGGTCGGCGGCCGGCTCGCGCTCTGGGCGCGTCGTCTGATGGGTGAGGCGCTCTCGCAGGCCCAGCGCGTGGTCGCCGAGCGCGACGCGCTCTCGACCATGCTGGTCGGCGGCGTCGCGGACGGCTTCGACCTCGCGGAGGTGGGCCGGATGTTCTCCCGGATCACCGAGGCGCACACCAAGCGGATGGCCGCGCTGGGCCTGGCCGCCTGAGGTCGTACCGACTCCGTCGTACGGAACGGGGGGCGGTGTCGCTCACACCGTCGCTGATCGTCGCAGCCGCCGCGAGGAGGGCCGGATCAGCAGCGAGAGCAGCACCGCCGCCACCGCCACCGCACCGATCAGGGTGGCGAGGAAGTGACCGGGGCCGAGGGCCCCGTGGGTGACGAGCGCGCCGAACACCCCGCCGAGCGTGCCGGTGGCGAGGACGATCACCCGAAGGGGGAGGCGGTCGGGGAGCCGGTGTGCGGCTGCCCACGCCAGGGCGAAACCGAGCAGGGCCGAACCGAGGACTTCCAGGAACACGGCGGATCACCTCGCGGGGGGTGCGGGGCGGGTGGTGCGGTCGAACCCCTCCTACCCCAGCGCTCCGGAACGCAATCCTCCCGTACGCCCTGACGTGGCCATACGGACATACGAAAGGCCCGGTGGACCGTGCCGGTCCACCGGGCCCTTCCCACAGATCCTGGGCTCAGAGCGCGCCGAAACCCACGCGGCGAACGGCGGGCTCGCCGAGCTCCACGTACGCGATCTTCTCGGCCGGGATCAGAACCTTGCGGCCCTTCTCGTCCGAGAGGCTGAGCAGCTGCGCCTTGCCGGCCAGCGCGTCGGCCACGGCGCGCTCCACCTCCTCGGCGGACTGCCCGCTCTCCAGAACGATCTCCCGGGGTGCGTGCTGCACGCCGATCTTGACCTCCACGGCTATGTCCCTCCGAACGGTCAGCTGTGCGCGAATACCGCGCCGTACGCTGCACACATTAGCCCGGTGAGGGGACGCGCAAAGCTCAGCGGCCGCACGCCAGGAGCGAACAGCCCACGGGAATGCTCAGTGACCCTCGGCGCTCAGCTGTCCGTCCACCGCGTGCAGCGGGAAACCGGCGATACCGCGCCAGGCGAGCGAGGTCAGCAGCCCGACGGCCTTGTCGCGCGGAATGGCCGACTCGCTGGACAGCCAGTAGCGGGCGACGACCTGGGACACGCCGCCGAGCCCCACGGCGAGCAGCATCGACTCGTCCTTGGACAGGCCGGTGTCCTCGGCGATGACGTCCGAGATGGCCTCGGCGCACTGCAGGCTCACCCGGTCGACGCGCTCGCGCACGGCCGGCTCGTTCGTCAGATCGGACTCGAAGACCAGCCGGAAGGCGCCGCCCTCGTCCTCGACGTACGCGAAATAGGCGTCCATGGTGGCCGCGACGCGCAGCTTGTTGTCCGTGGTGGAGGCCAGGGCCGTCCGCACGGCGAGGAG is from Streptomyces venezuelae ATCC 10712 and encodes:
- a CDS encoding DUF3107 domain-containing protein; amino-acid sequence: MEVKIGVQHAPREIVLESGQSAEEVERAVADALAGKAQLLSLSDEKGRKVLIPAEKIAYVELGEPAVRRVGFGAL
- a CDS encoding TetR/AcrR family transcriptional regulator, coding for MSAIEQTEAARPRGTRLPRRARRNQLLGAAQEVFVAQGYHSAAMDDIAERAGVSKPVLYQHFPGKLELYLALLDQHCESLLLAVRTALASTTDNKLRVAATMDAYFAYVEDEGGAFRLVFESDLTNEPAVRERVDRVSLQCAEAISDVIAEDTGLSKDESMLLAVGLGGVSQVVARYWLSSESAIPRDKAVGLLTSLAWRGIAGFPLHAVDGQLSAEGH
- a CDS encoding DEAD/DEAH box helicase; translated protein: MTLPVALSGTDVIGQAKTGTGKTLGFGLPILERVTVPTDVEAGRAKPEQLTDAPQALVVVPTRELCQQVTNDLLTAGKVRNVRVLAIYGGRAYEPQVEALKKGVDVIVGTPGRLLDLAGQRKLDLSHVKVLVLDEADEMLDLGFLPDVEKIINMLPAKRQTMLFSATMPGAVIGLARRYMSQPTHIRATSPDGEGATVANIKQHVYRAHNMDKPEMVSRILQANGRGLAMIFCRTKRTAADIAEQLERRGFASGAVHGDLGQGAREQALRAFRNGKVDVLVCTDVAARGIDVEGVTHVINYQSPEDEKTFLHRVGRTGRAGNKGTAVTLVDWDDIPRWQLINKALELDFHEPVETYSSSPHLFEDLDIPAGTKGILPRAERTRAGLGAEELEDLGEPGGRRARGPKGHDRTERTEERPERTRTPRQRRRTRGGSDTDAPASAAPAVEAAPVTDEATAESGPRTPRRRRRTRVGAPGSAPVTQAVKAAPVAEAAPVAPAARVAVEEAPAARVVAEAPAARVAVETAPAPVAAAAVTEAPIAEQPKAPRRRSRTAARPEAVKATPAAPAPVAQELAPAPRRRRPRVTRPVEDTVSFQTVETAAAALRAAAPVAEAAPAPVAEAPVEPKKTTRRRTARKAAAEPVAETAEVTVAAPVAEVPAAAAVAVEAVAPVAEAPAAVTAEVPAPRRRRVVRKAAGSPVTAAPVVEAIVEPAPAPVVEEEPKKPARRRVVRKAAGSPASATSAEPVIITVPVTKAAPVAEAAPAPVAEAPVAEAPVEEPKKAPRRRTAKKAVAEPVAETAEAPAAEEAPKAPRRRAAKKTVTAEAPDASEPKAPTRRRTTKKAAAAAVAEAAEAEAPKAPRRRTTKKAAAQPEG
- a CDS encoding ferritin-like fold-containing protein, which produces METPDNATPTGIAAKDWATASAEPQYRAAVIDLLGALAYGELAAFERLAEDAKLAPTLADKAELAKMASAEFHHFEQLRDRLTAVDAEPTAAMEPFAKALDDFHRQTAPSDWLEGLVKAYVGDSIASDFYREVAARLDSDTRGLVLSVLDDTGHGNFAVEKVRAAIDADPRVGGRLALWARRLMGEALSQAQRVVAERDALSTMLVGGVADGFDLAEVGRMFSRITEAHTKRMAALGLAA